Proteins encoded within one genomic window of Nordella sp. HKS 07:
- a CDS encoding BMC domain-containing protein: MSNAIGFVETRGFVAAFAAGDAMVKAANVTIIGREQVGAGLVSVVVQGDVGAVKAATEAGAEAARNVGEVVSVHVIPRPHPDVLKHFGTAK, from the coding sequence ATGTCTAACGCAATTGGTTTTGTCGAAACGCGTGGTTTCGTGGCGGCTTTCGCCGCGGGCGATGCGATGGTGAAGGCGGCGAATGTGACCATCATCGGCCGCGAGCAGGTCGGCGCCGGCTTGGTGTCGGTCGTGGTGCAGGGTGACGTCGGCGCCGTGAAGGCGGCGACGGAAGCGGGTGCCGAAGCGGCGCGCAATGTCGGCGAAGTGGTGTCGGTGCATGTCATCCCGCGTCCGCATCCGGATGTGCTCAAGCATTTCGGCACCGCGAAGTAA
- a CDS encoding EutN/CcmL family microcompartment protein codes for MKTGIVVGKVWATKRLDELPGGALLEIAIEEEDEMDERMVAFDPLGAGVGERVLITQGSVAKAWFKDGKNVVDALVIGILDEQSAPAKSGKKS; via the coding sequence ATGAAGACAGGAATCGTCGTCGGAAAAGTGTGGGCCACCAAGAGGCTCGACGAACTGCCGGGCGGGGCGCTGCTCGAAATCGCCATCGAGGAAGAAGACGAGATGGACGAGCGCATGGTGGCGTTCGATCCCCTGGGCGCCGGCGTGGGCGAGCGGGTGCTGATCACGCAAGGGTCCGTCGCCAAAGCGTGGTTCAAGGACGGAAAAAATGTCGTCGATGCGCTGGTCATCGGCATTCTCGATGAGCAGAGCGCTCCGGCCAAATCCGGCAAGAAGAGTTGA